GGCCAGGTCCCGCGTCGCCATGACACGAGGGGTCGTATGCCGATCGAGACGATTTCGTTTTCGAGTATCACACCGCAATTTCGAAACGAATTCGTTCGTAGGGGACAGTCGGAGTGACGGAGTCCCTTGGTTGCGTACCCGGTCCCAGCTGTACCAGACCGAGGTCGGCGAGGAGTTTCAGATCGGCGTGCACGTTCCCTAATGAGCGCACTCCCACCTTCAGTCGTTTGACTTTCATTGTCCCAACTCCTTCTTGACTTCCGCGGCATCGTGGCGAATGTCATATCGTTTCACCAATTCATTGCCTTGATCCCCGTCGCATAGCGCGGTACTGTGAAGCGTATAAGCACCGAAGGGTGGGTTTCACCGAAGTGACCGAGTCATGGTACTCTTTATCCGGTTGATCAATAGCGGGAGAATTTCCGAATGAGGGTTTGTCAGTTTCGGCAAGCCTAAGTGATCGCTGAACGGATAAGGCGCTCGTATGCCGCTCGAAGATGATTTTTGCGACATTCTGAAGAAAGCACGCACCGGACAGGGCCTTTCGGTCGGCGATGTTGCGCGGATGACAGGATTGCCCGGCGGCGATATTACGGCGCTGGAACGTGGCGATCAGCCGCGAGACCGTGCGGAGGTGCGCGCACTCGCGAAGGCCTTGGGTCTGCGATCCGTACCACTCGAGCAAATCGCCATCGATAAGTGGGAGCCGGTTGCGCAGCACATGCCGTCGTGGGTGGACATGGTGCATGGGTCTATTCACGGATATGGTGTGCAGGGGTACATTCTGCATGATGAGGGGGAGGCGCTCCTGGTCGATACCGCCTACAACGCGCCCGCGATGCTTGATTTGCTTCGTCGGCGAGGAATGCGCCTTGTCGGCATTGCCTTGACGCATGGACATGCAGACCATGCCGATGGCATCGAGCAGATTCTGAGCCAATATGAAGTCCCGGTGTATCTTGGACCGGAGGATGTGGGTCTGTTGAGTTGGCGGCCAGGGGCCGAGTTGCTGGTCGTGCCGGGCGATGGTTTGCCCATCCAGGTTGGGCGACGCACGGTTCATTGTATGGCGACCTCGGGCCATACGCCTGGCGGCATCTGTTATCGGCTGGATGAT
This region of Nitrospira sp. genomic DNA includes:
- a CDS encoding MBL fold metallo-hydrolase: MPLEDDFCDILKKARTGQGLSVGDVARMTGLPGGDITALERGDQPRDRAEVRALAKALGLRSVPLEQIAIDKWEPVAQHMPSWVDMVHGSIHGYGVQGYILHDEGEALLVDTAYNAPAMLDLLRRRGMRLVGIALTHGHADHADGIEQILSQYEVPVYLGPEDVGLLSWRPGAELLVVPGDGLPIQVGRRTVHCMATSGHTPGGICYRLDDARHPVCFVGDTLFAGSIGRSNPKELYSTHLNSVRSRVLTLSPDYRLLPGHGPATTVEEELDHNPFGAIQ